TTCTTTATACGGTGACAGGGCCGACATAATCTTTCTCTTATCATTAGTAATCTTGCGGCCTAATAACTTCTTTGAATTCTCATCAATAATACCTGTGTAACAATTGCTTGAATGAATATCCATACCAACGTATAATCTCATAACGATCCCTCCTTTTGGTTAATAACCACAATTTACAAAGGCTATTATAACCTTTGTTGGCTTAATCAAGGAGGGGTCTCTTTACCCCTATGCTGTTAATGATATCAGGTCTTGAAATATCACTTTTTATTTTCGTAGAATTCCGGGGACACCATACTGAACTAAGACACAATGCCGCCGGTACACCGAAGAAAAAAAGTCTTTTTTATCTGATTCTATCTTTATAATGTTCCGGATTTCTGTGAAGGTGTGCCACTGCTGTTATTAATATTTCTTCTTTTTCGATCACATAAAGAAGAGCATAAGGGAAACCTTTTAGGATACAGCGCCGTGTTTCAATGCCTACTTTTGTCCATGCATCCGGCATAAAACTAATACGTTCTATAGCTGCTGATGTTTCCTGAAAAAAGCGAAAACCCAGACCGGGCAACTGATGGTCATAGTACCTTACAGCTTCATCCAATTCAAAGTTAGCAGTGGATATAAGCCGAACCTTCAACGTTCATATCTCTTTCTGATTTCTTCCCACTCAATTGCCTCAAGCTCTCCCCGCTTATAAGCTTTATATCGAGCCTCAGATTCAGCAATCCAACTATTTTCGATTTCCGGATCAGGTTTATCAAGGCTGTATAAAATAGCTTCAACTAACCGAATTCTTTCTGTCGGCTTAAGCACCATTGCTTGTTTTGCCAGTTGATCTATAGTCTTCATCGTATTCCTCCTCTTCAG
This is a stretch of genomic DNA from Nitrospirota bacterium. It encodes these proteins:
- a CDS encoding type II toxin-antitoxin system RelE/ParE family toxin codes for the protein MKVRLISTANFELDEAVRYYDHQLPGLGFRFFQETSAAIERISFMPDAWTKVGIETRRCILKGFPYALLYVIEKEEILITAVAHLHRNPEHYKDRIR
- a CDS encoding addiction module protein, with protein sequence MKTIDQLAKQAMVLKPTERIRLVEAILYSLDKPDPEIENSWIAESEARYKAYKRGELEAIEWEEIRKRYER